In Mus musculus strain C57BL/6J chromosome 15, GRCm38.p6 C57BL/6J, the genomic stretch GTTGTTTCTAGGTCATTGTCAAGCAGAGTCATCCTGCCTGGCAGGATTGCACTCCTTTTGATATGGAAACAGATCCTAGTGGACAGTCTTGATGAACATAACCTAACAAAAATATACCCTCTGTAACCCTAAGTACACTAGAGTACAGCTCTATGTTTCTTATCTTTCTATAgttctctttttttaagatttatttatttattatgtataagtacattgtagttgtcttcaggcaccccagaagagggcattagatctcattacagatggttgtgagccaccatgtggttgctgggatttgaactcaggacctttggaagaacagtcagtgcttttaacggctgagccagctcttcagcccCTTTCTGTAGTTCTTAAGAAGTCTGTTTAGTTCACTATCTTCCAGTCATATTGGAAGCGGGGCTCCTTAGCTAAATTCTACTTTTGTGTAATGATATATCCTACGCATGTTTATTGGTAAGTTCTTTATAAGTTCAGCTTATTGTTTCCAGCCTTTCTGTCATCACAACCTCCTGAGCTCTCATAACTCTCAGGATGCAGGAGGAACACACTGTTCCTGCCGGTGGTCGGTGTGTGTGGCAGACATCCCAGTAACTGAGCAGCCAGACCTCACGGTACCGTCAGTTATGCACTCTACTTTGACCACTAGTGGCCACAGGCCTGACGTGTCTGCTACCATGGCTGATGGCAAACATTCAACGATGCAAGGCAGAAGGGACAGGAAAAGCTGAAAGctcttttcttcttattattattttttaaaattttttgtgtgttttgccagcatgtatatcTGTCTAGGGTgttgggatcccctggaactagagtcacagacagttgtaactgagctgccatgtgggcgctAGGAATCGAACCTGGATCCTGCAGAAGAGCGGTCAGTgcaactgagcaatctctccagccttaagAAACTTTTTCAAAAGCGGCAGAACAGGGTGATTTAActgcccagcccactataagctATAAGGAAATGATGATGCTTTCTTTGGTAAGTTTGAAGTTTGCAAATTTTTTTTGGTAATTCATATTCACTGTATTATACACATTTTGTGTAAACATTTTACACAAATGTTTATCTACaacagattttttgttttgttttgttttgagacagggtttctctatatagccctggctgtcctggaactcacgctgtagaccaggctggcctcgaactcagaaatctgcctgcctctgcctcccaagtgtctaCAACAGATTTAAACCTTGCTAAAAGGGCTGGTCCCTGGGCATGCTGGCCCTCTGACAGTGAACGTGAGAGCCCAGAGctcttcctgcttctcttctGTGCCTCAGGTGGCATTCTAGTCCAATACATCCTGTGTTACCTGCTCCCTCCAACGCCTAAGCTCTCTAATACACACAAAATTAGCCGAGcagtgctgcacacctttaatcccagcacttgggaggcagaagacaggcagatttctgagttcgaggtcagcctggtctacagagtgagttccaggacagccagagctatacagagaaaccctgtcttgaaaaaccaaaaaacaaaccaaaccaaaacaaacaacaacaacaaaattaactcATATACCCCCAGGCTCACGTAATTCCTGCCCTTATTCTATGTACCACTCCACTCAGGCTTAGTGGACCCTGCTTAGGTGACGCTAAGTCGCTGAGTCATGGAATGGTCCTTCACTCTCAGTGACTGCCGTGGGCCAGGCCTCCCCAGAGCATCCGGTGGAAACAAGAGAGGGTCCTAAAAGTAGGTGACTGACAGGAGAAGCATAGGGATCACTCTCCCTGTGGCTTccggggtgggggtaggaggcCCTGGTGGTTACCTGCCTTCAGGGATGAGGTCCCTGGGTGTCACCCAGTTTtcttaaggaaactgaggcataggAACCTGCAGGATGCATAACCGGCATCTTCCATCTTTCGTTTTGTTGGGGGTGCTATGGATGGGACTCTGGTCTTCgcgcatgctaagcaagcactctgccactgagccacatgcCTTGCATTCTGGGTCTCTCTGGTCAGCCCAGGCTTGCCATCCTCCCCATATCCTAACAAAGGCAAAAGGATCCAGTTCCGAGCACTGTGCTCCCTGCTCTTGTACTCAAGATAATCCGCGACCTCCTGGCCCCTTGCAACCTCCTCCCTCTCATCAATGTGCCCAGTGTTTTTGTCCTCTGGGTGGTGTCCATGCTTTTGGGCTCCATTCAACTCCCCTGCCAAGCAGGCCTAGAGCCTCAAAGCGCTGGGCTCACTTTCTCAGGGTCTAGTGCTCTATTGCTCTTCCACCAGGGTCTAGGGCACCCCCCACACCCTGATCTTGCCAACTTTCCATCCACTCTTGCATCCAACAGCTTCGCTCCTGAGAGAGCCTGGCTCTGAATCCCCAATACTCAGTACCTCCTTGTACCCTTGGACGTGCACAACCCAGGGGCTGGCAGAGCTGCCTTCCTAGCTCAACCTCCACCCCGCGCGTGCAGCACTGACTAGGAGAAACCGAGTGGAGAGGTGGGGCTGGCTGCAGACCCCGCCCATTGGCGCAGGCGCAAGGGAGGAGCATCGCGGCTGCTGGTTCCCAAGCCAACGGATCAACAGGTCCAGCTCCAGAGAAAGAATCGGTGGACCCCTAGAGCCAGCGCCTGCCTCTCGCCATGTGTGCTGCCGAGGTGGACCGTCATGTAGCCCAGAGATACCTGATCAAGCGGAGGCTTGGGAAGGGGGTGAGTGCGGGGACGTCCCGTCATATGAGGGGGCACTGCAGTCACTTTTGGGTCTGGTCAGCTCTCTCAAAGTCTAGTTTTCCTGACACCGGACGCTGACTCCTGGGCTCGTATCCTGCTTCCTCCGAAACTCCTGTCCCCCTGTTTTCATAAACAATGTTTTCAGGTGGCACTCGAGAACCTCGCCCTGAAAGGCAGGCTCAGGAAGGTCTGAGCGGGTACATAGAATCAGAGCAGGAATTGTGAGCATGGGTGTATTCGTGATTGTAACTGGGCATATGGggttatatgtgtgaatgtgtgtaattGTGCGTGCGTTTTCTGTGTATCATGGAGAGCAGCAAGCAGACAGCAATCGCAAAGGCCCTGAAACAAAGACCGGTTGGCTGTTGGAGACGCTACATTTTTATGCACAGAGCCAGGAGGAGTTGGGAGTGGTTCCCATTGTGTAGAAGGGATCTGGGGAACCTTCAAAACTCTGACTTTAATTGGTGAGCTGTAGCACTAGTTAATACTTTACAAAGCTAGTCCTGTTTTCTCTGGTGAAGCTCCGTACTGGTAATGGGTAGGAGTGGCCGAGAGAGTAGAGAGCCAACCTCTAAGCGAGGCTGGGAGCTTGGGCCAGTGCACGGCATAGATGGGAGGAAGGAGAATGTGTGGGGAGCTGGCAGGGTTAAAGGTCATTCTAGAGATAGATGGTCCTGCCCAGTAGTCTTCACACCCACATAGGGACCTCTCTCGCTCTCATCCCCTTTCCCACTCCACAACGTGATACAATTAGTTGTTGGCTCTTTCACTCCAGACCTGTTGCACTCTGACCCCTCCCAGTATCCAGAGCTGGCTGGGGCTGGCTGGAATATAGATGCATGTGGAGTAGAGGGCCCATGTTCAGCAAGCTGATCCATGTGTTCCCCAGGCCTATGGCATTGTGTGGAAGGCCATGGACCGGAGGACTGGCGAGGTTGTGGCCATCAAGAAAATCTTTGATGCCTTTAGGGACCAGATAGATGCTCAGGTAATGGAGCAGGAAGGAAGTATGgggagtgtggggtggggtggggtggagtggggtgggcgGGCCCGTCATGGCAGGATTCCTGGTGTTTCTGGGTCAGCCCTGCTGGGCATTTCTGTTTCTTACAGAGGACCTTCCGTGAGATTATGCTTCTCAAGGTAGGTGACCCAGGCCATCCTCCCACCACGTCCCCTTCCCCGGGTGTAGGCCCCCACAGACAGGGGAGAAGTGGCCCCAGTGGCCCAGAACACAGCCCCGGCTCCCCCCACAGCAACAGTCTATCTTCCTAGGAGTTTGGAGGCCATCCCAACATCATCCGCCTGCTTGATGTAATCCCAGCGAAGAATGACAGGGATATTTACCTGGTGTTTGAGTCCATGGGTGAGTGAGGCCTTGGCCAGACCCCAGCCTTTACTTGAGTGGCCTGGTTCCCTCCTTATGTTCCCTTGCTGCCTGGCCCCTGCTGTATCTGTCACTCTCATCTGTCCCCTGAACCTGAGCACAAAGCTGGTGACCACTGACTTCAAAGCCTGAAACATGAGCCACCTGTCCCCTTACCTGCCTGCACTTACTGCCTGGCAGTgactcccacccctccccagcccccagccctccTGCAAGAATCCTTGCTTTGCCCTCATTTGCcgttctccccctgccctgctcagcGGGCATACCAAGAACAACATGAAATGGGAGAAGAGCAATCCCATGGACCATCATGGTTCTGTTGGCAGTGAAGGCAGATGCAATGACTGGGCAGCATGGTAGAGAGAGCCCAGGATGGGCTGAGGGCTGGTGCAGGCTCAAAGTGGTACAGACCCGCACTCTTCACCCTCCAGACTGACCTGCGTCTCCTTCCCCGGCTCCTGCCCCTTCCCAGACACCGACCTGAATGCAGTCATCCAGAAGGGCAGACTACTGAAGGACATCCACAAGCGGTGCATCTTTTACCAGCTCCTGAGAGCCACCAAGTTTATCCATTCAGGGCGCGTCATCCATCGGGATCAGAAGGTTGGCTCCACCTTGTGCCCACAGGTCCCTGGCTTCCCTGAGAATCTGGCCCACAGGGGCCTCAAGCCCATCGATCTTTCCAGCCAGCCAATGTTCTACTGGATTCTGCTTGCCGGGTGAAACTCTGTGACTTTGGCCTGGCACGCTCCCTCGGTGACCTCCCTGAGGGGCCTGGGGGTCAGGCCCTGACAGAGTATGTGGCCACACGCTGGTACCGAGCTCCAGAGGTGCTTCTGTCTTCCCGATGGTAACAGCTGGATGCCCAACCTACCTTCTCCCTTCTACCTTCTCTGTGTGCTGGTCCCACTTGGGCCAACCTGAGTACTCTGCTGCCCTATCCCTGCACTcccatcctgcctctgccctgtgcTCCCTGCCCTTGCACATACCCCTTGCACATACCCCTTCCTGCCTCAGGTATACCCCTGGGGTGGACATGTGGAGCCTGGGCTGCATATTAGGAGAGATGCTTCGAGGGCAGCCACTGTTTCCCGGGACATCTACTTTCCACCAGCTGGAGCTGATCCTGAAGACCATCCCATTGCCTTCCATGGAGGGTGAGCATGTCCCAACCTCAGCAGCCTGTCTCAAGACATAGGATAAAGAGCCCCTGACAAGCCCCAATGTTGTGCGTAGAAGAGAGTCCTTTACCCTGGGAAGACTGAAAGGGTCCTGTGGATTGGAGGGCCCAGACAGCagctgctggggggagggggggctggtGCAGTGAGGCAGAATTGGCCCGAGGGACAGAGAAAGTTAAACAGTAACTGGAAGGGGCTGATTGTACACAGAGGGCCAGCAGAACAGGTGTGAGGTGTCTGCGCTGGCTGCTGAGAGCATCCCTTACGGAGAGGGGCATGGCAAGAGAGAGACACCTTCAAGGCCTCTGTTCTCTCAGCAAAGTCCTGGTTTTGGGGTAGAAGCAAAGGGAGGTGTGACACGCCCCCCCCCTCCATCATCCTCTGAGCGTGTTGGCAGTGTGTGGTTTCCAGGTAAGGCACAACTATGGGCACCCATCAGCTCAGCCAGGGCAGTCGGCCGGCTTTTAGGGGTCTGCGCCCTTCTAGACCACAGACTGCGCAGAAGCGATGGCTGACCCTCTACCAAACCTGCCTGCTTATACctgcttcctccacccacccacccgcaGAGCTCCAGGACCTTGGCTCAGACTACAGTGCTTTGATTCTGCAGAATCTTGGGTCCAGGTGAGAGGAACGCTTAGGCGTGGGGAGGGGTAGCAGGTCGCGGGAGGGTACCGCCATCTTGCAGTTAGCACAGGAGCCAGTTTGTGCCAGTGCAGAGCTCTGTGCTTAGCCCTAGCCTCTTAAAGATTAGTtatgaaggggggaggggagttggaGCAAAATCTAGGAGACagacaaggaaaagagaaaactaaGAAGAAAGCTAagacccatcccccaccccaaaatGAGGACACCCCAGCCTTAGAAAAGGGAGGAGCGGCTCATTGCGCGGGGAGGAGAGGGTGAAGAGGTGACCACCTCGGAAAAAGGATTTACacaaggagaaaagcagaggtCACAGACAGAAGGTTCCGTGCGGGTGGGGCCCTAGAGAGGAGACGACAGGCGGCTGCCCGCAGGCCACAGCAGACGCTGGACGCCCTCCTGCCGCCAGACACCCCCCCAGAAGCCCTGGACCTCCTCAAGCGACTCTTGGCGTTTGCTCCGGACAAGCGCCTTAGTGCAGAGCAGGCGCTGCAACACCCCTACGTGCAGAGGTAAAACGCGAAGAGGGTGGACCTCGGAGTGAACGAATGGCTGGGCTGGAAGCCCGAGTGCCTTGCTCTCTTTCCTGCCACTTCGCGCCTGCATCCTTTTTCGCCCCCCTGGTCCTGCAGATTCCATTGCCCCGACCGCGAGTGGGCACGGGAGTCCGACGTGCGGCTCCCGGTGCACGAAGGAGACCAGCTCTCTGCACCAGAGTATCGCAAACGCCTGTACCAGGTGCTGGAGCTGTGAACTCCCATCGTCCGCTTTCCACGGACACCCTCGACCCCAGTATGGTCCCCGGACACTGCAGCGACCCCAGTATTGTCTGGCCTCCTCTGAGCGCCCCTCCCATCCCGCAGATTATCCTGGAGCAAAGTGGGAACAGCCGCAGCCCTCGAGAGGAAGGCCTGGGGGTTGTGGCCTCGCGGGCTGAGCTCAGGGCTTCCCCGGCCCGGACGCAATCGCTCAAGTCGGGAGTCCTCCCCCAGGTCCCGGCGGAGACGCCAGCGCGAAAACGCGGACCCAAACCTCCGCGTAGCCCTGGTCATGATCCTGAGCATGTGGGTGAGCTTTGCCTGCCTCCCACGCACCCCTGGCCCCTTCTGTGTAGGGCCACCAACGTGT encodes the following:
- the Mapk15 gene encoding mitogen-activated protein kinase 15 isoform X11 is translated as MWSLGCILGEMLRGQPLFPGTSTFHQLELILKTIPLPSMEELQDLGSDYSALILQNLGSRPQQTLDALLPPDTPPEALDLLKRLLAFAPDKRLSAEQALQHPYVQRFHCPDREWARESDVRLPVHEGDQLSAPEYRKRLYQIILEQSGNSRSPREEGLGVVASRAELRASPARTQSLKSGVLPQVPAETPARKRGPKPPRSPGHDPEHVEVRRQSSDPLFQLPPPGRGERPPGATGQPPSAPSGVKTQVRAMAPSLTSQAEAQAANQALIRSDPARGGGPRAVGARRVPSRLPREAPEPRPGRRMFGISVSQGAQGAARAALGGYSQAYGTVCRSALGRLPLLPGPRA